In Vanessa cardui chromosome 6, ilVanCard2.1, whole genome shotgun sequence, the following proteins share a genomic window:
- the LOC124530624 gene encoding cuticle protein 7-like has product MFAKAIVACALLVVAQGGLIASPHGAISSQSIVLGHPAPAIATHAVGHALAAPAYGLGLGHGAIVSHGPVLHAPVAHAVAPVEVYSHPRYQFNYGVTDGHTGDQKSQWESRDGDVVKGQYSLVEPDGTIRTVNYSADDHNGFNAVVSRQGHAAHPATATVAHAPIAVAAPLGHGHLLHG; this is encoded by the exons ATGTTCgcaaag gctattgttgctTGTGCTCTTTTGGTGGTAGCTCAAGGAGGACTCATCGCGAGTCCTCACGGAGCTATTTCATCTCAGAGCATAGTACTAGGACACCCAGCTCCTGCCATCGCTACTCACGCTGTCGGCCATGCTCTTGCTGCACCAGCTTATGGATTGGGATTAG GTCACGGTGCTATCGTCTCTCACGGCCCCGTGCTGCACGCGCCGGTCGCCCACGCCGTTGCCCCTGTTGAGGTTTAT TCCCACCCCCGTTACCAGTTCAACTATGGTGTCACTGACGGCCACACTGGCGACCAGAAGAGCCAATGGGAATCTCGTGATGGGGACGTTGTAAAGGGCCAGTACTCTCTCGTCGAACCCGATGGCACCATCCGTACCGTCAACTACTCAGCTGATGACCACAATGG ATTCAACGCTGTAGTCAGCAGACAAGGCCACGCGGCGCATCCCGCCACCGCCACCGTTGCGCACGCGCCGATCGCTGTAGCCGCACCCCTCGGCCACGGTCATCTCCTCCACGGCTAA
- the LOC124530611 gene encoding histidine-rich glycoprotein-like, which produces MISKVLVFTTVLLAVNAQHHSHGQATSSQSIIRHDVSHNQHGYSNQHIGHHTAYHQPIAVHAAPVHEAISIQHIAPVVHSAPTVQHVAPIVHHSAPIAHHSHHSAPSVHHAAPVVHHAIPTINHVAQIAHHASPTIHYSAPAIHHSAPVVHHAAPVVHHVAPLVHHAAPSVHHAAPVVHHAAHSVHQVAPVHNSVSSLHHVTPVVHHATPVLTLQHSGNHNQHQYAQSHQDYYAHPKYEFEYSVADHHTGDIKSQHESRDGDHVTGYYSLHEPDGSVRTVHYNADKHSGFNAQVQHSAPSTHIQPQHHQPHYIQSHH; this is translated from the exons ATGATATCAAAA GTTTTAGTGTTTACAACTGTGCTATTGGCGGTCAACGCACAGCATCACTCACATGGACAAGCAACATCTTCCCAGTCGATAATCCGTCATGATGTTTCGCATAACCAACATGGATATAGCAACCAACACATAGGACATCACACAGCATACCATCAACCTATTGCCGTTCATGCCGCTCCTGTCCATGAAGCAATCAGCATTCAACATATCGCCCCAGTCGTTCACTCAGCTCCCACCGTTCAACATGTTGCTCCAATCGTACATCACTCTGCCCCAATAGCTCATCACTCTCATCACTCTGCTCCTTCCGTTCATCACGCAGCCCCTGTTGTTCATCATGCGATTCCTACTATAAATCATGTAGCTCAAATTGCTCATCACGCCTCTCCTACCATTCATTACTCTGCTCCCGCTATTCATCACTCAGCCCCTGTTGTCCATCATGCTGCACCCGTCGTTCACCACGTAGCTCCTCTAGTACATCATGCTGCACCCTCTGTTCATCACGCTGCGCCTGTAGTACATCATGCTGCACACTCTGTCCATCAAGTTGCTCCTGTACATAATTCTGTTTCATCTCTTCACCACGTCACCCCCGTAGTTCATCACGCTACTCCAGTTTTAACCCTTCAACATTCTGGAAATCACAATCAACATCAATATGCCCAAAGTCACCAGGATTATTAC GCTCATCCGAAATATGAGTTCGAATACAGCGTAGCCGACCATCATACTGGTGATATCAAATCGCAACATGAATCTCGTGACGGTGACCACGTAACTGGATACTACAGTCTGCATGAGCCTGATGGTTCCGTGCGCACGGTACATTACAATGCTGACAAGCACAGCGG ATTCAACGCTCAAGTACAACACTCAGCACCTTCCACCCACATCCAGCCGCAGCACCACCAACCTCATTACATCCAGTCTCATCActga
- the LOC124530628 gene encoding cuticle protein 8-like: protein MAVSAQHHGQSHGHATSSQSIIRHDVSHDQGYHHVQPIAVHSAPVYHHQPAYIQHAAPVVHAAPVVHHAAPIVHHQTPVYHNQHNDGHEHQDYYSHPKYEFQYNVEDHHTGDIKSQHEARDGDHVTGSYSLHQPDGSVRSVHYNADKHSGFNAQVDYSAPSTHAQPIHHAPEHILSHH, encoded by the exons ATGGCAGTGAGCGCGCAGCACCACGGTCAAAGCCACGGCCACGCGACATCTTCTCAGTCCATCATCCGACACGACGTCTCTCACGACCAAGGCTACCACCACGTGCAACCGATTGCCGTCCACAGTGCACCCGTGTACCACCACCAACCTGCTTACATCCAACACGCCGCGCCTGTCGTCCACGCTGCTCCAGTAGTACACCACGCTGCTCCCATTGTGCACCACCAAACTCCAGTCTACCACAACCAACACAATGATGGTCATGAACACCAGGACTACTAC TCTCATCCCAAATACGAGTTCCAATACAACGTAGAAGACCACCACACCGGTGACATCAAGTCTCAGCACGAAGCTCGTGACGGTGACCACGTGACCGGCTCCTACAGTCTGCACCAGCCCGATGGTTCTGTACGCTCCGTCCACTACAACGCTGATAAGCACAGCGG atTCAACGCCCAAGTCGACTACTCTGCCCCATCCACACACGCCCAGCCGATTCACCACGCCCCTGAGCACATCCTATCTCATCACTAA
- the LOC124530621 gene encoding cuticle protein 8-like, which translates to MNFKVVIFAASLMAVSAQHHGQSHGHATSSQSIIRHDVSHDQGYHHEQPIAVHSAPVYHHQPAYIQHAAPIVHAAPVVHHAAPIVHQQTPVYHNQHNNGHEHQDYYSHPKYEFQYNVEDHHTGDIKSQHETRDGDHVTGSYSLHQPDGSVRSVHYNADKHSGFNAQVDYSAPSTHAQPIHHAPEHILTHH; encoded by the exons atgaattttaag GTTGTCATTTTTGCCGCTTCGCTGATGGCAGTGAGCGCGCAGCACCACGGTCAAAGCCACGGCCACGCGACATCTTCTCAGTCCATCATCCGACACGACGTCTCTCACGACCAAGGCTACCACCACGAGCAACCCATTGCTGTCCACAGTGCTCCCGTGTACCACCACCAACCCGCTTACATCCAACACGCCGCTCCTATCGTCCACGCTGCTCCAGTTGTACACCACGCTGCTCCCATTGTGCACCAACAAACTCCAGTCTACCACAACCAACACAATAATGGTCATGAACACCAGGACTACTAC TCTCATCCCAAATACGAGTTCCAGTACAACGTAGAAGACCACCACACCGGCGACATCAAGTCTCAGCACGAAACTCGTGACGGTGACCACGTGACCGGCTCCTACAGTCTGCACCAGCCCGACGGTTCCGTACGCTCCGTCCACTACAACGCTGATAAGCACAGCGG atTCAACGCCCAAGTCGACTACTCTGCCCCATCCACACACGCCCAGCCGATTCACCACGCTCCCGAGCACATCCTAACTCATCACTAA
- the LOC124530622 gene encoding cuticle protein 8-like, producing MNFKVVIFAASLMAVSAQHHGQSHGHATSSQSIIRHDVSHDQGYHHVQPIAVHSAPVYHHQPAYIQHAAPIVHAAPVVHHAAPIAHHQTPVYHNQHNDGHEHQDYYSHPKYEFQYNVEDHHTGDIKSQHEARDGDHVTGSYSLHQPDGSVRSVHYNADKHSGFNAQVDYSAPSTHAQPIHHAPEHILSHH from the exons atgaattttaag GTTGTCATTTTTGCCGCCTCGCTGATGGCAGTGAGCGCGCAGCACCACGGTCAAAGCCACGGCCACGCGACATCTTCTCAGTCCATCATCCGACACGACGTCTCTCACGACCAAGGCTACCACCACGTGCAACCGATTGCCGTCCACAGTGCCCCAGTGTACCACCACCAACCTGCTTACATCCAACACGCCGCTCCTATCGTCCACGCTGCTCCAGTAGTACACCACGCTGCTCCCATTGCGCACCACCAAACTCCAGTCTACCACAACCAACATAATGATGGTCATGAACATCAGGACTACTAC TCTCATCCCAAATACGAGTTCCAATACAACGTAGAAGACCACCACACCGGTGACATCAAGTCTCAGCACGAAGCTCGTGACGGTGACCACGTGACCGGCTCCTACAGTCTGCACCAGCCCGACGGTTCCGTACGCTCCGTCCACTACAACGCTGACAAGCACAGCGG atTCAACGCCCAAGTCGACTACTCTGCTCCATCCACACACGCCCAGCCGATTCACCACGCTCCCGAGCACATCCTATCTCATCACTAA
- the LOC124530627 gene encoding cuticle protein 8-like, with amino-acid sequence MLSKVLFLAASLMAASAQHHGQSHGHATSSQSIIRHDISHNQHGHNHAQPIAVHAAPVVYHQPAVSVHHAAPIVHSAPVVHHASPIAYHQAPVYHSQHNDAHEHQDYYSHPKYEFQYNVEDHHTGDIKSQHEARDGDHVTGSYSLHQPDGSVRTVHYNADKHSGFNAHVENSAPSTHAQPAHTQHHAPQYVLSHH; translated from the exons ATGCTATCTAAA GTTCTTTTCCTCGCTGCTTCGCTGATGGCAGCAAGCGCGCAGCACCATGGACAAAGTCACGGTCACGCCACTTCTTCTCAATCAATCATCCGCCACGACATCTCGCACAACCAACACGGCCACAACCACGCCCAACCCATCGCCGTCCACGCTGCTCCAGTCGTCTACCATCAACCCGCTGTCTCCGTTCACCACGCTGCCCCCATTGTCCACTCTGCTCCCGTAGTTCACCACGCATCTCCTATCGCATACCACCAAGCTCCCGTCTATCACAGCCAACACAACGATGCTCATGAGCACCAGGATTACTAC TCGCACCCTAAATACGAGTTCCAGTACAACGTAGAAGACCACCACACCGGTGACATCAAGTCTCAGCACGAAGCTCGCGACGGTGACCACGTGACCGGCTCCTACAGTCTGCACCAGCCCGACGGTTCCGTACGCACCGTCCACTACAACGCTGATAAACATAGCGG ATTCAACGCTCATGTTGAGAACTCCGCCCCATCAACACACGCCCAACCAGCTCACACTCAGCACCACGCGCCACAATACGTTCTGTCTcaccattaa